AAGAGACGTCCATAAAATGAACGTCTCTAAACATAACTGAATTATTTTCTCAGTCCAAGCTTCTCGATCAGTGCACGATATCTCTCGATATCTGTCTTCTTAAGGTATGCAAGAAGTCCTCTTCTCTGTCCTACCATCTTAAGAAGTCCTCTTCTTGAGTGGTGATCTTTCGGGTTAGCTTTGAAATGATCTGTAAGATCATTGATTCTAGCTGTCAGGATAGCAATCTGTACTTCCGGTGATCCTGTATCCCCTGCTGTTCTACCATATTCTGCAATAATCTGTTCTTTCTGCTCTTTTGTTACCATGTTGTGGTTCCTCCTTAAATTCTTATATATCGCCTGGCATTAAGTAACGGTTGGAGAATCCAATTACCGAACACCGGCTAACTCACTCGACTAATATATCATATCTGTCTCGTATTGTAAAGTACTATTTTTCTAGATTTGAAAATACTGTCTGCCACTGGCGATATCTTTATCCACGCGTGCTTTCAGTTCTTCTTTACTTTCAAATTTCTGCTCCGGTCTGACGAACTCAATCAGTTCCACCATAACTTCTTTTCCATAAGCATCTGCTTCATAATCAAATAAAAATGTCTCAAGCCACACTTTTTCTTCGTTGGATACTGTCGGTCTGACTCCCACATTTGCAATACCATTATATCCATAACCGTCCATATACGCCCGGCACAGATACACGCCTCTCGGCGGTATAATCTTGCGCTTCGGCCATGCAATATTCATCGTTGGAAATCCAAGTGTTCTTCCAAGTTTATGTCCATGCTCTACCGTGCCGCAGATTCCATAAGAATAACCCAGAAGTCTGCCGACCAGATCCATGTTTCCGGTTCCCAGTATCTTCTTTGTGTAGGTACTGCTGATAATATGATTCTCATACCGTATCTTTTCCAGAACGATCAGACGGTATCCATATCTTTCCTGATACTGGGCAAGCATATAGATATCTCCTTCTTTATTATAGCCAAACTGGAAATCTGTACCTACTACTACATAAGCTGCATGAAATGTTCCGATGATAATATTCCGGATAAAATCCTCAGCTCTCATCTGACGGATTTCATCTGTAAATGGACAGTCGACCAGATAATCCACCTCATCCTCCAGATGAATCTGCCGTTCCTGCGGAAGCATCAATAGCGCCGGTGAATCCATATCGAACGCACATACTACACTATCTACATCATCTTTGTCCTGCAGTTTTTTCACTGTGTCAACGAGCGTCATATGCCCTTTATGAAGTCCGTCAAACTTTCCAAATGTCACTGCTGTCTTTCTGGCATTGTCATAATGCTCAAGACCTCTGATATACTGCATCTATTTTTCCTCTTTTATATAAAACATTTTCCGTATCCGGTACTCACGTTCTTTCTCGTGATACTGATACACCCCAATAAAATCTTCTACATCATCATATACCCTGACATACGCTTCGTCCAGAATATTTTCATCTTTCCGGACATCTCTGTCTTTGATCCCATTACCATTATACGCAAGTCTCGCCGCTTCTCCCGACACAATAATGCTCGGATAATCTGCGAACATTTGATCAATTGGAATCAGTATTTCTGACAGTCTGTCTTCTTTCTTTAATACCTCGATCTGTGCAAGTGTCAGACTGTCCTTTATCTCAAATCTGCTTACCTTTGTTCTTGTAAGCTTTTCCATACATGCACCACATCCAAGCTTCTGCCCGATATCGTGGCACAGTGTACGGATATATGTTCCTTTTGAGCAATGAACCTTCATTGTCACCCGTGGCAATGCTATACTTAGGATTTCAATATCGAAAATCTGTACCCGTCTTGCCGCACGCTCTACAATCTTGCCTTCTCTGGCAAGCTCATAAAGCTTCTTGCCGTTGATTTTAAGCGCGGAATACATAGGTGGAACCTGATTGTAATCCCCCACAAAATCTAAAACTGCAGCCCGGACCTGTTCTTCTGTAAGCTCGTCTGTCTCACTGCTTTTTAGTATCTGTCCGGTTGTATCCTGGGTATCTGTCTCCACACCCAGAAGCATCACAGCCTCATAGACTTTGTCTTTATCTGTCAGCATATCGCACAATTTTGTTGCACGTCCCAGACATACAGGCAGCACACCGACCGCATCCGGATCCAATGTGCCTGTGTGACCAATTTTCTTCTGTCCCACAATTCCACGAAGCTTTGCAACCACATCATGAGAAGTAAATCCCTGCTCTTTATATACATTTATAACTCCGTGTATCATGCCTATCCTTTCAACTGCTCATCAATGCGCTCTGCCAGATTATTCAGAATATCCTGCGGCGTACCTGTCATAGTAACTCCAGAAGCTTTTTCATGTCCACCGCCGCCAAAATATCCTGCAATCTTGCTTACATCAACTTCATTCCCAGAACGAAGGCTGACTTTAAATACATTCTGATCCAGCTCATACATAAAAATAGCAACTTCCACGCCTCTGGTATTACGGAGCTGGCTTACAATCCCGTCAAGATCTTTTGGCTTTACACCATAGAAATCCATGACTTTCTTACGAATATAGGAGACGATACATTTTCCTTCCATGAACAAAAAGCTCTCCACCAGTGCACGTCCGAAAATCTGCATTCTCGCATAAGATTTTTCATAAAATGTATCCATAATAAGATCTGCCGCATCAATTCCAGTCTCCAGAAGTTCTGCCGCCGCACGAAATGTAGATGGTCCGGCACAGGAATACTGAAATACTCCTGTATCATGTACGATTCCTAGATACAGTGCTTCTGCAATCTCTTTTGTAATCTTATCTTTATCAATCAGATTGTAAACAAGCTCTGAAGTGGAGCTTGCATCTGGTACAACATAATTATCCTGTGCAAAACAGATATTGCTGACATGATGATCAATACAAAGTGTATGTCCTGCACTTACGAACAGTGGCACAGAAAACTCCAGTCTTCCGGTATCTCCACAGTCCAGTACAATGAACAGATCATAATGTTTACTCTCGTCAATCTCATGTAAAATCTCATCCGTCCCTTTGATTCTGTAAAATGTAGATGGGATTTCCTCCAGAAAAACGTCCACTTCTTTGTCTGGATAATTATTTTGGATATACTGATACATTGCCATACAGGATCCGACACAGTCGCCATCCGGACGCACATGTCCTCCGATGGCGATTGTTTTTGCCGGTTCCAGAATCTTATTCAGATTCAACATCTTCATCACCTTCTGTGTTCAGATCTTTTGTTACTTCATCAATCTTCTTGGACATGTTAACACCATACTCAATAGACTGATCCAGAATGAACTGAATCTCCGGAGTGTTTCGCATATTCAGAGTTCTTGCCAGTTCGCGGCGGATAAATCCTTCTGCACTTCTCAGTCCTTTGATCGTATCCTCCTGCGCCTTTACGTCACCGAGAACACTGATATATGCTTTACATGTCTTAAGATCTGGTGCCACCTCGACTGCTACAACAGATGTCCACGGAGCTACCCGCGGGTCCTTTAAGCCCCGGCGGATAATCTCACTGAGTTCACGCTGTACTTCAATGTTCACTCTTGTATTCTTAATACTTCTTTTTCTCAATTTCTATTCCTCCTAAGAGAAGGCTTTTCACATGATTTCCCTTATCTTGGAACCTCTACCATCTTGAAGGCTTCTACAAGGTCACCCTCTTTGATATCATTGAAGTTTGCAAATACGAAACCACACTCATAGCCTGCTTTTACTTCTTTTACATCATCTTTGAAACGTTTCAGAGACGCAAGCGGTCCTTCAAAGATCACAATTCCATCTCTTGTCAGACGAACTGAGCAGTCACGCTCAAACAAGCCATCCAGTACATAGGAACCTGCAATAGTTCCGACACCGGAAGCCTTGAATGTCTGACGCACTTCTGCATGACCAAGTACTTTTTCTTCGAATACCGGATCAAGCATTCCTTTCATAGCTGCCTCTACATCCTCAATCGCATTATAGATGACACGATACAGACGTACATCTACGCCCTCTCGCTCTGCTGTTTCTTTTGCAGTTGCATCCGGACGTACGTTAAATCCAATGATAATTGCATTAGATGCAGATGCAAGGCTGACATCAGACTCATTGATTGCACCAACACCACCATGGATTACTTTTACAATAACT
The sequence above is drawn from the Dorea formicigenerans genome and encodes:
- the rpsO gene encoding 30S ribosomal protein S15, with amino-acid sequence MVTKEQKEQIIAEYGRTAGDTGSPEVQIAILTARINDLTDHFKANPKDHHSRRGLLKMVGQRRGLLAYLKKTDIERYRALIEKLGLRK
- a CDS encoding bifunctional riboflavin kinase/FAD synthetase, with translation MQYIRGLEHYDNARKTAVTFGKFDGLHKGHMTLVDTVKKLQDKDDVDSVVCAFDMDSPALLMLPQERQIHLEDEVDYLVDCPFTDEIRQMRAEDFIRNIIIGTFHAAYVVVGTDFQFGYNKEGDIYMLAQYQERYGYRLIVLEKIRYENHIISSTYTKKILGTGNMDLVGRLLGYSYGICGTVEHGHKLGRTLGFPTMNIAWPKRKIIPPRGVYLCRAYMDGYGYNGIANVGVRPTVSNEEKVWLETFLFDYEADAYGKEVMVELIEFVRPEQKFESKEELKARVDKDIASGRQYFQI
- the truB gene encoding tRNA pseudouridine(55) synthase TruB is translated as MIHGVINVYKEQGFTSHDVVAKLRGIVGQKKIGHTGTLDPDAVGVLPVCLGRATKLCDMLTDKDKVYEAVMLLGVETDTQDTTGQILKSSETDELTEEQVRAAVLDFVGDYNQVPPMYSALKINGKKLYELAREGKIVERAARRVQIFDIEILSIALPRVTMKVHCSKGTYIRTLCHDIGQKLGCGACMEKLTRTKVSRFEIKDSLTLAQIEVLKKEDRLSEILIPIDQMFADYPSIIVSGEAARLAYNGNGIKDRDVRKDENILDEAYVRVYDDVEDFIGVYQYHEKEREYRIRKMFYIKEEK
- a CDS encoding DHH family phosphoesterase, which gives rise to MLNLNKILEPAKTIAIGGHVRPDGDCVGSCMAMYQYIQNNYPDKEVDVFLEEIPSTFYRIKGTDEILHEIDESKHYDLFIVLDCGDTGRLEFSVPLFVSAGHTLCIDHHVSNICFAQDNYVVPDASSTSELVYNLIDKDKITKEIAEALYLGIVHDTGVFQYSCAGPSTFRAAAELLETGIDAADLIMDTFYEKSYARMQIFGRALVESFLFMEGKCIVSYIRKKVMDFYGVKPKDLDGIVSQLRNTRGVEVAIFMYELDQNVFKVSLRSGNEVDVSKIAGYFGGGGHEKASGVTMTGTPQDILNNLAERIDEQLKG
- the rbfA gene encoding 30S ribosome-binding factor RbfA, whose amino-acid sequence is MRKRSIKNTRVNIEVQRELSEIIRRGLKDPRVAPWTSVVAVEVAPDLKTCKAYISVLGDVKAQEDTIKGLRSAEGFIRRELARTLNMRNTPEIQFILDQSIEYGVNMSKKIDEVTKDLNTEGDEDVESE